The DNA window CTGGGTGACTGCCGCCACGCTCTCAACCAAGCACGAAAGGCGGCGGCGGTCCATCCGGCAGGGGTCTGCGGTCGTGCCGGCGGATCAGGCGGACGGCTCGATGACCTGACGGCGGTTGTAGGTGCCGCAGGTGGGGCACGCGATGTGCGGCTGCTTCGGCGAACGGCACTGCGGGCAGCTCACCAGGGCGACGGCAGTCGTCTTCCACTGGGAGCGACGGGCGCGGGTGTTGCTCCGCGACATCTTTCGCTTCGGGACGGCCACGTCACTTCTCCTGATCGTTATCTTTGTCGGAAATCAGACCTTGCAACGACGCCCAGCGGGCATCGATCACCTCGTGCCGGTGGTCGTCGCCGGCCTCGGCCAGCTTGACCCCGCACTCCGTGCAGAGCCCTTCGCAGTCCTCGCGGCACACGGGGCTCAGCGGCAGTGCGAGCACCACCGCGTCGCGGAACGTCGGCTCGAGGTCGAGCAGTTCGCCGTCGAGCAGCGAGTCGTCCTCGGAGGCGTCCTCGTCGGAGTAGAAGAACAGCTCCTGCAGATCGACCTCGATGTCCGAGGACATCGGGTCGAGGCAGCGGGCGCACTCCCCGGCGAGCGGGGCACGCGCCGTGCCGGACACGAGCACGCCTTCCATCACTGCTTCGAACCGGAGATCCAGCTCGACTTCGGCGTCCTTGGGGACGCCGATCATGTCGACGCCGAGGTCTTCCGGTGCCGGGAGGGCCAGGGTCATCTGCCGCATCGTGCCCGGCCGCTTGCCCAGGTCATGAGTGGAGATCACCCACGGGGAGCGGGGGTCGAGGTGCTGAGTCATCCTGATCTCGCTAGGCATGGCGAAGATGCTCGCCGTCGTACAAGGCCGAAATGAAAGGATAGCAGGTCGCGTTCAGCCCCTGAGCCGCTCGATGAGGAGCTTGTGCACGAGGTCGGGCACCAGACCCGACACGTCTCCGCCATAACGGGCGATCTCCTTGACCCGGCTTGAGGACAGGAACGAGTACTCGGGGTTGGTCGGCATGAACAGCGTCTCCACCCCCGACAGGCGGTAGTTGAGCTGGGCCATCTGCAGCTCGTAGTCGAAGTCGCTGACCACCCTGATGCCCTTGACGATGGCGGGGATGTCGTTCTGCTTGCAGAAGTCCACCAGCAGGCCGTGGAACTTCCTGACGGTGACGTTCGAGAAATCCTTGGTGACCGTCTGCAGGATCTCGATGCGTTCGTCGACGGTGAACAGGCTGCTCTTCTCGACGTTGATGAGGACCGCCACCGTCACTTCGTCGTACAGGCGGGCCGAACGTCCGATGATGTCAAGATGGCCATTGGTGATGGGGTCGAACGACCCCGGGCAGACTACGCGGCGCAAGACGCCTCCCAGGTCTACGGGTTCCCGGCGGCGCGACCGTACCAAACGGACGCTTCGCCATAACGACGGACCCTCTCCTCAACGTACCCCTCAGGCCACACAAGGGCTTTTCCTCTGCTTTCCCTCTCGAAAGCCACCAATCCCTCCTCGGCCAGCCAGCCGTGGTCCCGCAGCAGCTCAAG is part of the Nonomuraea coxensis DSM 45129 genome and encodes:
- the rpmF gene encoding 50S ribosomal protein L32 produces the protein MAVPKRKMSRSNTRARRSQWKTTAVALVSCPQCRSPKQPHIACPTCGTYNRRQVIEPSA
- a CDS encoding YceD family protein, giving the protein MPSEIRMTQHLDPRSPWVISTHDLGKRPGTMRQMTLALPAPEDLGVDMIGVPKDAEVELDLRFEAVMEGVLVSGTARAPLAGECARCLDPMSSDIEVDLQELFFYSDEDASEDDSLLDGELLDLEPTFRDAVVLALPLSPVCREDCEGLCTECGVKLAEAGDDHRHEVIDARWASLQGLISDKDNDQEK
- the coaD gene encoding pantetheine-phosphate adenylyltransferase, which encodes MRRVVCPGSFDPITNGHLDIIGRSARLYDEVTVAVLINVEKSSLFTVDERIEILQTVTKDFSNVTVRKFHGLLVDFCKQNDIPAIVKGIRVVSDFDYELQMAQLNYRLSGVETLFMPTNPEYSFLSSSRVKEIARYGGDVSGLVPDLVHKLLIERLRG